One Mycolicibacterium goodii genomic region harbors:
- a CDS encoding glycosyltransferase family 4 protein — MSTANPIRVLVVGPAPEGPASRGGMASVIRLMVDNPDPRFTVTAVPTFVDTGVVDRLRTGIRGMLTATAAIAFNRTDVVHVHLSHGGSVVRKAVPLLAARICGVPTIVHGHSFNFAAWYTPLPASVRRLVRWALRADRWLVLGRGLADEYRRCLRLDAATVQVLHNPVVLPETPRRPPSATRRLTVLALGRLGQRKGTYDLLSAMESLPAQTRSRVHLRLAGDGDVEQVRAQVVARGLGDTVDVPGWLAPRERDEALRHADIFVLPSYDEGLPMALLEAMAHGIVPITTPVGGIPEAVTDGVHGLLVPPGDPIALGLALRRLVENDALRDTLSRQARVQAATFAVEGWREKLAEVWSSVTAHKLV; from the coding sequence ATGAGTACGGCGAACCCAATCCGTGTACTCGTCGTCGGTCCAGCTCCCGAGGGTCCGGCCAGCCGCGGGGGCATGGCCTCGGTCATACGCCTCATGGTCGACAACCCCGACCCGAGATTCACCGTCACGGCGGTGCCGACGTTCGTCGACACCGGCGTCGTGGATCGCCTGCGGACCGGGATCCGCGGGATGCTCACGGCCACGGCGGCAATCGCGTTCAACCGCACGGACGTCGTTCACGTCCATCTCTCGCACGGCGGCAGCGTGGTACGAAAAGCCGTTCCCCTCTTGGCGGCTCGGATCTGCGGGGTGCCCACCATCGTCCACGGCCACAGTTTCAACTTCGCCGCGTGGTACACCCCACTGCCGGCGTCTGTTCGGCGACTGGTGCGATGGGCCCTGCGCGCCGACCGTTGGTTGGTGCTGGGTCGCGGGCTGGCCGACGAATACCGCCGCTGCCTCCGACTCGACGCGGCCACCGTCCAGGTTCTCCACAACCCGGTGGTCCTACCGGAGACCCCGCGCCGTCCTCCGTCGGCGACGCGACGGTTGACCGTGCTGGCGCTCGGCAGGCTCGGACAGCGCAAGGGCACCTATGACCTGTTGTCTGCCATGGAATCACTGCCGGCGCAGACCCGTTCACGAGTTCACCTCCGGCTGGCCGGCGACGGCGACGTCGAACAGGTACGCGCGCAGGTCGTGGCGCGCGGCCTGGGCGATACCGTCGATGTCCCGGGCTGGCTCGCGCCGCGCGAACGCGACGAGGCGCTGCGGCATGCGGACATCTTCGTGCTGCCCAGTTACGACGAAGGACTCCCGATGGCGCTGCTGGAGGCGATGGCGCACGGCATCGTTCCGATCACCACGCCGGTCGGCGGTATCCCCGAAGCCGTGACCGACGGTGTGCACGGCCTGCTCGTACCTCCGGGTGACCCCATCGCACTCGGCCTGGCCCTGCGACGTCTGGTCGAAAACGACGCGTTACGGGACACATTGAGCCGTCAGGCCCGCGTGCAGGCCGCCACGTTCGCCGTTGAGGGCTGGCGCGAGAAACTGGCCGAGGTGTGGAGCAGCGTCACCGCCCACAAACTCGTGTGA
- a CDS encoding glycosyltransferase, which yields MLWLSPWMRPLARIHAEALIDAGAQVLLVTSDQHPSSASAADYELVLDPRPKTAATWPAHLRAAIEVRRFGADVVVCELVRDPRWLAFAPRAPRVELIHDDRPHDAGEERPRWERRLFGWRARTAHPVAFSRYVANAVGAEHVVPLTSDLAERDVPRFVPAPQRRDFVLLGRLNGYKNVDVCLRAWSEHVAGGSWRGDKLILVGDGEWSGTLPEHVVWRRGPFRYADVLPILARAKGSVVHYRRASQSGVQVLSMQLGVTPVVSPMGALPEFLPPGCAPVGVDDVAGLTAVFDALADPDLAVTCGAAARRHYEQSFSATASAAALLDVLTRVCGR from the coding sequence GTGCTGTGGCTTTCTCCCTGGATGCGGCCGTTGGCGCGGATCCACGCGGAGGCACTGATCGACGCGGGTGCGCAGGTGCTGCTGGTCACCTCCGACCAACATCCGTCATCGGCGTCGGCGGCAGACTACGAGCTGGTCCTCGACCCGCGCCCGAAGACGGCGGCGACGTGGCCGGCACACCTGCGCGCCGCGATCGAGGTGCGGCGATTCGGCGCGGACGTCGTGGTCTGCGAACTGGTCCGCGACCCGCGTTGGCTGGCATTCGCGCCGCGGGCACCGCGCGTCGAGCTCATCCACGACGACCGGCCGCATGACGCGGGGGAGGAGCGACCCCGTTGGGAGCGTCGGCTGTTCGGGTGGCGGGCGCGCACGGCGCATCCGGTCGCCTTCAGCCGGTACGTCGCGAACGCTGTGGGGGCCGAACACGTGGTCCCGTTGACCAGCGATCTGGCCGAGCGGGATGTGCCCCGGTTCGTCCCGGCACCCCAGCGGCGCGATTTCGTGCTGCTCGGCCGGTTGAACGGCTACAAGAACGTCGATGTGTGCCTGCGGGCGTGGTCCGAGCACGTCGCGGGCGGCAGTTGGCGCGGCGACAAGTTGATCCTGGTGGGCGACGGCGAATGGTCGGGCACGCTGCCGGAACATGTGGTGTGGCGCCGAGGGCCGTTCCGCTACGCGGATGTGCTACCGATCCTCGCGCGCGCGAAAGGGTCTGTGGTGCATTACCGCAGGGCCTCGCAGAGCGGAGTTCAGGTGTTGTCCATGCAATTGGGTGTGACGCCGGTCGTATCCCCGATGGGTGCCCTACCGGAGTTCCTGCCGCCGGGGTGCGCGCCGGTGGGAGTCGACGACGTGGCCGGACTGACCGCGGTGTTCGATGCCCTGGCCGACCCGGACCTGGCTGTCACGTGCGGTGCCGCGGCCCGGCGACACTATGAACAATCGTTCTCCGCGACCGCGTCGGCAGCGGCCCTGCTCGATGTGCTCACACGAGTTTGTGGGCGGTGA